Proteins encoded together in one Triticum dicoccoides isolate Atlit2015 ecotype Zavitan chromosome 7B, WEW_v2.0, whole genome shotgun sequence window:
- the LOC119337036 gene encoding probable protein S-acyltransferase 19, whose amino-acid sequence MPMVRKHGWQLPAHTFQIVAITVFFLLVVAFYAFFAPFLGKQILEYVAVGIYTPVAFAVFILYIRCTSINPADPGIMSKFDDGHVNAPESNTALQGTNLPAKTGIATGTNSPTSTCRSSLDGRTNHGGLAAGDTDINIRMQPLRRRSGCYFGGFICALFVKEDCRKSDDSENQVDAEDALFCTLCNAEVRKFSKHCRSCDKCVDGFDHHCRWLNNCVGRKNYFTFFALMTTSLLWLAIEVGVGIAVLVMCFANTNAEKIIQDKLGNGLTRLPFATIVGIFTLLSLVACVPLGELFFFHMLLIRKGITTYEYVVAMRAMSEVPQDEEEDERANIIYSPTNSATSGFSGGSSLGLHYKGAWCTPPRIFVDQDEVIPHLERGMAPSTVDPDATGYAERPNKAKRQVKISAWKLAKLDGNEAMKAAARARASSSVLRPIGARGPGSTGNSHPQSIASQDEYETGTQSASSLSSPVHIHKLAPRTQMNVPPPRPPERSGVPTTQATNPIMFRPATSYARENRRASVVWDQDAGRYVSVASAPARPVGAAAGSSAAQPVRAPRFLENPGGGRNLAPMSASSSTLPSGQPSERLAYSGQSIFLGGPVLGAAAESGRNEGNTSARPADRKELNADQHHERGPTAESFPAGTFQKKPPFNR is encoded by the exons ATGCCCATGGTGAGGAAGCATGGATGGCAACTCCCAGCACACACATTCCAG ATCGTCGCAATTACTGTTTTCTTCCTTCTGGTGGTTGCATTTTATGCCTTCTTTGCACCGTTTTTGGGAAAGCAAATCCTTGAGTATGTCGCAGTGGGTATCTACACTCCTGTG GCATTCGCTGTCTTCATCCTTTATATCCGGTGCACTAGTATAAACCCTGCAGATCCTGGGATCATGTCAAAGTTTGACGATGGCCATGTCAATGCACCAGAAAGTAATACTGCCTTGCAGGGCACCAATTTGCCTGCAAAAACTGGCATTGCTACTGGAACCAACTCCCCAACATCTACTTGTAGAAGCTCTCTAGATGGGCGTACTAACCATGGAGGTTTGGCTGCTGGAGATACAGATATAAATATTAGAATGCAACCACTAAGAAGAAGATCAGGGTGCTACTTCGGAGGCTTTATTTGTGCTTTGTTTGTCAAGGAGGATTGCAGGAAATCTGATGATTCAGAGAATCAAGTTGATGCAGAAGATGCACTGTTTTGCACATTATGTAATGCTGAG GTTCGCAAATTCAGTAAACACTGCAGAAGTTGTGACAAGTGTGTGGATGGATTTGATCATCACTGCCGG TGGCTAAATAACTGTGTTGGACGCAAGAACTATTTCACATTTTTTGCTCTGATGACTACTAGTCTCCTCTGG CTTGCTATTGAAGTTGGAGTAGGCATTGCTGTTCTTGTTATGTGCTTCGCCAACACGAATGCAGAAAAAATTATTCAAGACAAGCTTGGGAATGGATTAACTCGTCTTCCGTTTGCAACTATCGTA GGAATATTTACTCTTCTTTCTCTAGTTGCCTGCGTACCTTTGGGAGAACTCTTCTTCTTCCACATGCTATTGATCAGAAAG GGGATCACCACTTATGAATACGTTGTAGCAATGAGAGCTATGAGTGAAGTGCCtcaagatgaagaggaagatgagagAGCAAACATTATTTACTCCCCGACAAATTCAGCAACTAGTGGGTTCAGCGGCGGAAGTTCACTTGGTCTTCACTACAAGGGTGCATGGTGCACACCCCCAAGGATTTTCGTGGATCAG GATGAAGTTATCCCACATTTGGAGCGTGGCATGGCACCATCTACCGTCGACCCTGATGCCACTGGATATGCTGAAAGACCAAACAAAGCCAAGAGGCAAGTCAAAATCAGTGCCTGGAAACTTGCAAAGCTGGACGGCAATGAGGCGATGAAAGCTGCTGCAAGAGCTCGGGCATCATCCTCCGTCCTCCGGCCCATAGGTGCGCGCGGCCCTGGCTCCACTGGCAACTCGCATCCTCAGAGTATTGCGAGCCAGGATGAGTACGAGACCGGCACGCAGAGTGCTAGCAGTTTGAGCAGCCCAGTCCACATCCACAAGCTTGCACCTCGCACCCAGATGAATGTGCCGCCGCCTCGACCGCCGGAGAGGTCTGGTGTTCCGACCACGCAGGCAACCAACCCAATAATGTTCCGGCCAGCAACATCCTACGCTCGCGAGAACCGAAGAGCGTCGGTTGTTTGGGATCAAGATGCTGGTCGGTATGTGTCGGTGGCATCTGCACCTGCAAGACCAGTGGGAGCTGCTGCTGGTTCTTCTGCTGCCCAGCCTGTTAGAGCGCCGCGTTTCTTGGAAAACCCAGGTGGTGGCAGAAATCTTGCGCCAATGAGTGCCTCTTCCTCGACATTGCCATCTGGGCAGCCGTCTGAGAGACTGGCCTACTCTGGACAGTCGATATTCTTGGGGGGGCCTGTTCTGGGCGCTGCTGCTGAATCTGGAAGGAATGAGGGCAACACAAGTGCACGGCCGGCTGACAGGAAGGAGCTCAACGCCGATCAGCACCATGAAAGGGGGCCAACGGCCGAGTCTTTCCCGGCGGGAACATTTCAAAAGAAACCACCATTCAACAGGTGA